In Amycolatopsis solani, a single window of DNA contains:
- a CDS encoding ABC transporter permease — MNNAAITFGPALVAVLVLLTAAGAAVVRWGELGQGRAVVVAAVRAVAQLALVSLVITAVLRSIPLTGLFVLLMFAIAAITSARRAGGWANLPWTAAAIAGGVAPVLALVLGAGVVPAKPIAVVPIAGIVIGGAMTATSQAARRALDELEARHGEYEAALALGFTPRPAALEICRPSAGHALIPALDQTRTVGLVTLPGAYVGVLLGGAGPIEAGLTQVLVLIGLLAAEAVSILVTVQLVAAGKLGSRQETG; from the coding sequence GTGAACAACGCCGCGATCACCTTCGGGCCCGCCCTCGTGGCCGTGCTGGTCCTCCTCACCGCCGCCGGGGCCGCCGTCGTGCGGTGGGGGGAACTCGGCCAAGGCCGGGCCGTGGTGGTCGCTGCCGTCCGGGCGGTTGCGCAGCTGGCGCTCGTCTCGCTCGTGATCACCGCCGTCCTGCGGTCGATCCCGCTCACCGGGCTGTTCGTGCTGCTCATGTTCGCCATCGCCGCGATCACGTCCGCGCGGCGCGCCGGGGGCTGGGCGAACCTGCCGTGGACCGCCGCGGCCATCGCGGGCGGGGTTGCGCCCGTGCTCGCGCTCGTTCTCGGGGCCGGCGTGGTCCCGGCGAAGCCGATCGCCGTCGTGCCGATCGCCGGCATCGTCATCGGGGGTGCGATGACCGCGACCTCCCAAGCCGCGCGCCGGGCGCTCGACGAGCTCGAGGCCCGTCACGGCGAGTACGAAGCCGCCCTCGCCCTCGGGTTCACGCCCCGCCCTGCCGCGCTGGAGATCTGCCGTCCTTCGGCCGGGCACGCGCTGATCCCGGCGCTCGACCAGACCCGCACCGTCGGCCTCGTGACGCTCCCCGGCGCCTACGTCGGCGTCCTGCTCGGCGGCGCGGGCCCGATCGAAGCGGGCCTGACCCAGGTGCTCGTCCTCATCGGCCTGCTCGCCGCGGAAGCCGTGTCGATCCTGGTGACCGTCCAGCTCGTCGCGGCCGGAAAACTCGGCTCCCGGCAGGAAACCGGCTGA
- a CDS encoding sodium:calcium antiporter yields MSIIVFVAGAALLIFSAEKLVVYLVGAAAGLHVSLFLLAIIFTGIEFDDVALGIALNVEDLGEVALGTVFGTAISMIGIVLALAAIISPTRVDIPRPYLVLFAAAPLILIPFVAFEALTPFDGVVFVLLFAAFLGYVMSRELKRTTPVFRNAEILEAGAPSDSTKPPVPRPMPGWAALGLAVAALAGLVAGAAITGYGSRGILADFRLQGALFGATIATLVLTLEDVFLTVEPTRKGAPELGVGNVIGSVVFGLTAKLGIILLAGGGIVVDGDVLSWHLPVLVTMTTLATCFLWTRRLKRWHGFLLLALYIAYWALSFALFGGAPIEPD; encoded by the coding sequence ATGTCGATCATCGTGTTCGTCGCCGGCGCCGCATTGCTGATCTTCAGCGCGGAAAAGCTCGTCGTGTACCTCGTCGGCGCGGCGGCCGGCTTGCACGTCTCCCTTTTCCTGCTCGCGATCATCTTCACCGGAATCGAATTCGACGACGTCGCCCTCGGCATCGCGCTGAACGTCGAAGACCTCGGCGAAGTCGCGCTCGGCACCGTGTTCGGCACGGCGATCTCGATGATCGGCATCGTGCTCGCGCTCGCCGCCATCATTTCGCCGACGAGAGTGGACATCCCGCGCCCGTACCTCGTCCTCTTCGCCGCCGCTCCCCTGATCCTGATCCCGTTCGTCGCGTTCGAAGCCCTCACCCCGTTCGACGGCGTGGTGTTCGTGCTGCTTTTCGCGGCTTTCCTCGGTTACGTGATGAGCCGGGAACTCAAGCGCACCACGCCCGTCTTCCGCAACGCGGAGATCCTCGAAGCCGGCGCGCCCTCGGACAGCACCAAGCCGCCGGTACCGCGCCCGATGCCCGGCTGGGCCGCGCTCGGGCTCGCCGTCGCCGCGCTGGCCGGGCTCGTCGCCGGCGCCGCGATCACCGGCTACGGCTCCCGCGGGATCCTAGCGGACTTCCGGCTCCAGGGCGCCCTCTTCGGCGCCACCATCGCCACCCTCGTGCTCACCCTCGAAGACGTGTTCCTCACCGTCGAACCCACCCGCAAAGGCGCGCCCGAACTCGGCGTCGGGAACGTCATCGGCAGCGTCGTCTTCGGCCTCACCGCGAAGCTCGGCATCATCCTGCTCGCGGGCGGCGGCATCGTCGTCGACGGCGACGTCCTCTCCTGGCACCTTCCGGTCCTCGTCACCATGACCACCCTCGCCACCTGCTTCCTCTGGACCCGGCGGCTGAAGCGGTGGCACGGGTTCCTGCTGCTCGCCCTCTACATCGCCTACTGGGCCCTCAGCTTCGCGCTCTTCGGCGGGGCACCCATCGAGCCGGACTAG
- the pqqE gene encoding pyrroloquinoline quinone biosynthesis protein PqqE, translating into MDSPFGLLAELTYRCPLACAYCSNPLNLDGYADELDTGEWRRVLGEARDLGVLQCHLSGGEPLLRRDLVEIVAEAHDLGLYTNLVTSALGLSRRRAEQLRAAGLDHVQVSVQADEPVRSDRIAGIASFRRKVEAMRVVKELGWPLTVNVVLHRENIGRVAELLALAEEAGADRVELANTQYYGWAWHNRAALLPSRAQLDAAEAVVRAARERLRDRMDVRYVLPDYYSRYPKPCMGGWASRQLTVTPNGGVLPCPAAQSLPLPKASVRTDSLARIWAGAPVMTAFRGTDWLPEPCHSCERREVDFGGCRCQAFQLTGDAARTDPVCHLSPDHHLVERAIETASPARWVPRRRARS; encoded by the coding sequence ATGGATAGCCCCTTCGGCCTGCTGGCCGAGCTCACCTACCGCTGCCCGCTGGCCTGCGCGTACTGCTCGAACCCGCTGAACCTGGACGGCTACGCCGACGAGCTGGACACCGGCGAATGGCGGCGCGTCCTGGGCGAGGCCCGTGACCTGGGCGTGCTGCAGTGCCACCTGTCCGGCGGGGAACCGCTGCTGCGGCGCGATCTCGTCGAAATCGTCGCGGAGGCCCACGACCTCGGCCTGTACACCAACCTCGTGACCAGCGCGCTCGGGCTTTCGCGGCGCCGAGCCGAGCAGTTGCGCGCCGCCGGGCTGGACCACGTGCAGGTCAGCGTCCAGGCCGACGAACCCGTGCGGTCCGACCGGATCGCCGGTATCGCGTCCTTCCGGCGCAAGGTCGAGGCCATGCGCGTGGTCAAGGAGCTGGGCTGGCCGCTGACGGTGAACGTGGTGCTGCACCGGGAAAACATCGGCCGCGTCGCCGAACTGCTCGCGCTGGCCGAGGAGGCCGGCGCCGACCGGGTCGAGCTGGCCAACACCCAGTACTACGGCTGGGCCTGGCACAACCGTGCCGCGCTGCTGCCGTCACGGGCGCAGCTCGACGCCGCCGAAGCCGTCGTCCGGGCGGCCCGCGAACGGCTGCGGGACCGCATGGACGTCCGTTACGTCCTGCCCGACTACTACAGCCGCTACCCGAAGCCCTGCATGGGCGGGTGGGCGTCGCGGCAGCTGACCGTGACGCCGAACGGCGGCGTGCTGCCGTGCCCGGCCGCGCAGTCCCTGCCGCTGCCGAAGGCGAGCGTGCGGACGGACTCGCTGGCGCGGATCTGGGCCGGGGCGCCGGTGATGACGGCGTTCCGGGGGACGGACTGGCTGCCGGAGCCCTGCCACAGCTGCGAGCGGCGCGAGGTCGACTTCGGGGGCTGCCGCTGCCAGGCGTTCCAGCTCACCGGCGACGCCGCGCGCACCGATCCGGTCTGCCACCTCTCGCCCGACCACCACCTCGTCGAGCGCGCGATCGAGACCGCTAGTCCGGCTCGATGGGTGCCCCGCCGAAGAGCGCGAAGCTGA
- the pqqD gene encoding pyrroloquinoline quinone biosynthesis peptide chaperone PqqD has translation MTVPEVSTEDRPRLARHVRLGFDRARQRPILLLPETVVVLNGSGADILGLCDGRRTVADVVAELGTRYGSVPGDEVREFLTRLLARRCVELADG, from the coding sequence GTGACCGTGCCCGAAGTGTCCACAGAGGATCGCCCACGGCTGGCCCGCCACGTCCGGCTGGGTTTCGACCGGGCGCGGCAGCGGCCCATCCTGCTGCTCCCCGAGACGGTCGTGGTGCTGAACGGCAGCGGCGCGGACATCCTCGGGCTGTGCGACGGGCGGCGCACGGTCGCCGACGTCGTGGCGGAGCTGGGTACGCGGTACGGGAGCGTTCCCGGCGACGAGGTGCGGGAGTTCCTGACCCGGCTCCTCGCCCGGCGCTGCGTGGAGCTCGCCGATGGATAG
- the pqqC gene encoding pyrroloquinoline-quinone synthase PqqC, with amino-acid sequence MTAVTTTAGTTFAETLRAHSRRYHDQHPFHVRMNAGLLSPAQLRGWVANRFYYQENIPRKDAAILANCPDVEVRRRWIRRITDHDGRHAGEGGIEAWLRLGEAAGLTREEIRDHRHLVPGVRFAVDAYVSFARTRPWVEAVASSLTELFAPGLMAQRLAAFERWYPWIEADGLAYFRARLEQAPRDCEHALEVVTAYCLTAESQAGAVDALSFKCDVLWSLMDAIDRAYPE; translated from the coding sequence GTGACGGCCGTGACGACGACAGCCGGGACGACCTTCGCCGAGACGTTGCGCGCCCATTCGCGCCGGTACCACGACCAGCACCCGTTCCACGTGCGGATGAACGCCGGCCTGCTGAGCCCCGCGCAGCTGCGCGGCTGGGTGGCCAACCGCTTCTACTACCAGGAGAACATCCCCCGCAAGGACGCGGCGATCCTCGCCAACTGCCCCGACGTCGAGGTGCGCCGCCGCTGGATCCGCCGGATCACCGACCACGACGGCCGGCACGCCGGGGAGGGCGGGATCGAGGCGTGGCTGCGCCTCGGCGAGGCCGCCGGGCTGACCCGGGAAGAGATCCGGGACCACCGGCACCTGGTACCCGGGGTGCGGTTCGCGGTCGACGCCTACGTGAGCTTCGCCCGGACCCGCCCGTGGGTGGAGGCGGTCGCGTCGTCGCTCACCGAGCTGTTCGCACCCGGCCTGATGGCACAGCGGCTGGCGGCGTTCGAGCGGTGGTACCCGTGGATCGAGGCGGACGGCCTCGCCTACTTCCGCGCCCGCCTCGAGCAGGCTCCGCGCGACTGCGAGCACGCGCTCGAGGTGGTCACCGCGTACTGCCTGACCGCGGAGTCCCAGGCGGGCGCTGTCGACGCGCTGTCGTTCAAGTGCGACGTCCTGTGGAGCCTGATGGACGCCATCGACCGAGCGTACCCGGAGTGA
- the pqqB gene encoding pyrroloquinoline quinone biosynthesis protein PqqB, protein MWFRVLGSAAGGGSPQWNCGCLVCTAVRAGAAPARTQSSVAVSADRRRWFLLNASPDVRAQIEAFPALHPREGRASPVEAVLLTDAELDHTLGLLLLREARALVLYATPAVHKTLSDGSGVLRTLERYCPVDWRAVVPGTAIALADGLSCRAFDVPTTKRDRFGSGTDHGRVVGYRLTGDGRTLVYLPGLPALTAAVCAEIEGCDCLLIDGTCWRDDELARLGLAAKTSREMGHLPLDGPDGTLARLPALDVRRVVFVHLNNTNPILLPGSPERRAVAASGMEVAMDGLEAEV, encoded by the coding sequence ATGTGGTTTCGGGTGCTGGGTTCGGCCGCGGGCGGCGGTTCCCCGCAGTGGAACTGCGGCTGCCTCGTGTGCACGGCGGTCCGGGCCGGGGCCGCGCCCGCGCGCACGCAGTCGTCGGTGGCGGTGAGCGCCGACCGGCGGCGGTGGTTCCTGCTCAACGCCTCACCGGACGTCCGCGCGCAGATCGAGGCGTTCCCCGCGCTCCATCCCCGCGAGGGGCGCGCGTCGCCGGTGGAAGCGGTGCTGCTCACCGACGCCGAGCTGGACCACACGCTCGGCCTGCTCCTGCTGCGCGAGGCCCGCGCGCTGGTGCTGTACGCGACCCCGGCGGTGCACAAGACGTTGTCCGACGGTTCGGGCGTGCTCCGCACCCTCGAACGCTACTGCCCGGTCGACTGGCGGGCGGTGGTCCCCGGCACCGCGATCGCGCTGGCGGACGGGCTTTCCTGCCGCGCGTTCGACGTGCCCACCACCAAACGGGACCGGTTCGGCTCCGGGACGGACCACGGCCGCGTCGTCGGCTACCGGCTGACCGGCGACGGCCGGACCCTGGTGTACCTGCCGGGCCTCCCGGCGCTGACGGCGGCCGTGTGCGCGGAGATCGAGGGCTGCGACTGCCTGCTGATCGACGGAACCTGCTGGCGCGACGACGAACTGGCCCGGCTCGGCCTCGCGGCCAAGACGTCCCGCGAGATGGGCCACCTGCCCCTCGACGGCCCGGACGGCACCCTCGCCCGGCTCCCGGCGCTGGACGTGCGGCGGGTGGTTTTCGTGCACCTGAACAACACCAACCCGATCCTGCTCCCCGGCTCGCCCGAGCGGCGCGCCGTGGCGGCGAGCGGCATGGAGGTGGCCATGGACGGCCTCGAGGCCGAGGTGTGA
- the pqqA gene encoding pyrroloquinoline quinone precursor peptide PqqA, with the protein MEPQLAVWETPEFDEIAVAPEVTMYVAQLDD; encoded by the coding sequence ATGGAGCCCCAACTCGCTGTGTGGGAGACGCCGGAGTTCGACGAGATCGCCGTCGCGCCCGAGGTGACGATGTACGTCGCCCAGCTCGACGACTGA
- a CDS encoding PQQ-dependent dehydrogenase, methanol/ethanol family, translating into MPVEYVDAGEAIDQGKLSGKVAGGEVAPPVVARLGYERILNARREPHNWLTYYGAYNGQRYSPLDQINTETVKRLVPAWVFQAGTTGLIAGASTYSFEAAPIVVDGVMFLSGWDGWVWALDAKTGTEIWRYKHAVPFDVSLCCGNVNRGVAVAAGKVFFVAANARLIALDATTGKRVWVKTYGDVRAGESATVAPLIVKNLVIVGSSGGEFGVRGHLDAFDLETGDHQWRLYTVPKPGEPGSETWPADGEAWARGGANCWLTGTFDPETNLLYVGTGNPAPDFDGEVREGDNLYTDSIVAVDVDSGRIRWHYQCTPHDLWDYDSIAECILFEHDGRKLLGHFDKNGYFFVLDRTNGSLVRITPFVDRITWGAITRDGKVTAKVYPEKEGVPVHFYPGPAGAKEWTHASYSPKTGLFYVPVQDTGATATRRRREFREGIPYWGAGVAVDIEDMAGSVSAFDANGEEKWRWRNELPMCASTLATGGDLVFAGEPSGEFNALDARTGKLLWQFQCGSGHHSSPTTYAIDGRQYIAVPVGWGGWAEGFLPGMLGAGHGSALLVFALPETS; encoded by the coding sequence ATGCCTGTCGAGTACGTGGACGCGGGCGAGGCCATCGACCAGGGAAAGCTGAGCGGCAAGGTCGCGGGCGGCGAGGTCGCCCCGCCGGTGGTGGCCCGGCTCGGGTACGAGCGCATCCTCAACGCCCGCCGGGAACCCCACAACTGGCTCACCTACTACGGCGCCTACAACGGGCAGCGGTACAGCCCGCTGGACCAGATCAACACCGAGACCGTCAAGCGGCTCGTCCCCGCGTGGGTCTTCCAGGCCGGCACGACCGGCCTGATCGCGGGCGCGTCGACCTACTCCTTCGAAGCCGCCCCGATCGTCGTCGACGGGGTCATGTTCCTCTCCGGCTGGGACGGCTGGGTGTGGGCCCTCGACGCGAAGACGGGCACGGAGATCTGGCGGTACAAGCACGCTGTCCCCTTCGACGTCTCGCTGTGCTGCGGGAACGTCAACCGCGGGGTGGCGGTGGCCGCGGGCAAGGTGTTCTTCGTCGCGGCGAACGCGCGGCTGATCGCGCTCGACGCGACCACCGGCAAGCGGGTCTGGGTCAAGACCTACGGTGACGTGCGGGCCGGGGAAAGCGCCACGGTCGCCCCGCTGATCGTGAAGAACCTGGTCATCGTGGGCAGCTCGGGCGGCGAGTTCGGCGTGCGCGGCCACCTCGACGCGTTCGACCTCGAGACCGGCGACCACCAGTGGCGCCTCTACACGGTCCCGAAGCCAGGCGAACCCGGCTCGGAGACCTGGCCCGCCGACGGCGAAGCCTGGGCGCGGGGCGGCGCGAACTGCTGGCTCACCGGCACGTTCGACCCGGAGACGAACCTGCTCTACGTGGGCACCGGCAACCCGGCGCCCGACTTCGATGGTGAAGTCCGGGAAGGGGACAACCTCTACACCGACAGCATCGTCGCCGTCGACGTCGACAGCGGCCGGATCCGCTGGCACTACCAGTGCACCCCGCACGACCTGTGGGACTACGACAGCATCGCCGAATGCATCCTGTTCGAGCACGACGGGCGCAAGCTGCTCGGGCACTTCGACAAGAACGGCTACTTCTTCGTCCTCGACCGCACGAACGGCTCGCTGGTGCGGATCACCCCCTTCGTGGACCGCATCACCTGGGGCGCGATCACGCGCGACGGCAAGGTCACGGCCAAGGTGTACCCGGAGAAGGAAGGCGTCCCGGTCCACTTCTACCCGGGTCCGGCCGGCGCCAAGGAGTGGACGCACGCGTCCTACAGCCCGAAGACGGGGCTGTTCTATGTCCCGGTGCAGGACACCGGCGCCACGGCGACGCGGCGGCGCCGGGAGTTCCGCGAGGGCATCCCGTACTGGGGTGCGGGTGTCGCGGTCGACATCGAGGACATGGCCGGCTCGGTAAGCGCTTTCGACGCGAACGGCGAGGAGAAGTGGCGCTGGCGCAACGAGCTCCCGATGTGCGCGTCGACCCTCGCCACCGGCGGTGACCTGGTGTTCGCCGGTGAGCCCTCCGGTGAGTTCAACGCGCTGGACGCGCGCACCGGGAAGCTGTTGTGGCAGTTCCAGTGCGGCAGTGGCCACCACAGCAGCCCGACGACGTACGCGATCGACGGGCGGCAGTACATCGCCGTGCCGGTCGGCTGGGGCGGCTGGGCCGAGGGCTTCCTCCCCGGCATGCTCGGCGCGGGCCACGGCAGCGCGCTGCTCGTCTTCGCCCTGCCGGAAACGTCTTGA
- a CDS encoding MSMEG_3727 family PQQ-associated protein, translated as MTSIQERTDLLNKIGLDAQNKAALGAVLGTGNIGQATEGRDGRLHATIRINPDELTWDPSILVMPHEGDLELELINDDRNTHCALLPSNGDRKFIWLVNHSKGRATLNLDGPGYYWFSSPTGNDEGRGLTGAIVVLGDAPPEARLDRPQQPRP; from the coding sequence ATGACGAGCATCCAAGAGCGCACCGACCTGCTCAACAAGATCGGGCTGGACGCGCAGAACAAGGCGGCGCTGGGCGCCGTGCTGGGCACCGGGAACATCGGGCAGGCCACCGAAGGACGGGACGGCCGGCTGCACGCCACCATCCGCATCAACCCGGACGAGCTGACCTGGGATCCGTCCATTCTGGTCATGCCGCACGAAGGTGACCTCGAACTCGAGCTCATCAACGACGACCGGAACACGCACTGCGCGCTGCTGCCGAGCAACGGCGACCGGAAGTTCATCTGGCTGGTCAACCACTCCAAGGGCCGCGCGACGCTCAACCTCGACGGGCCGGGCTACTACTGGTTCAGCTCACCGACGGGCAACGACGAAGGCCGGGGGCTGACCGGCGCGATCGTCGTCCTCGGTGACGCGCCGCCGGAGGCCCGCCTCGACCGACCCCAGCAACCACGGCCGTAG
- the katG gene encoding catalase/peroxidase HPI, protein MRDRNREWWPDRLDLTVLRREPVSPLGEDFDYAAAFRTLDLDALAKDVDAVLTTSQEWWPADFGHYGPLVLRMVWHCAGTYRIADGRGGPSAGMQRFAPQNSWPDNRNLDKARRLLWPVKAKYGRKISWADLMVFAGHRALVTMGFTPFGFAGGREDTWEPDDVDWGPEDTWLGDERHGGVRELDHPLAADQMGLIYVNPEGPNTVPDPLTSARDIRETFRRMGMDDEETVALIAGGHTFGKTHGAADPDVHLGPGPEGAALVEQGLGWRSGYRTGKGADTISSGLSGTWTPTPTRWDNSFLETLFGYEWDLELSPAGLWQWIPRDGGGAGTVPDAHDPAKTHAPTILTTDLALRVDPGYEPIARDFLAHPDRLASAFARAWFKLTHLDLGPRERYLGPWVPAERLRWQDPVPDVDHELVSPGEIAALKREILASGLPVGRLVSTAWASASTFRVTDKRGGANGARIRLEPQCRWEVNEPGQLRRVVRTLEEVREASGSRISLADLIVLGGVAAVEHAAGVEVPFTPGRTDATQEWTDACFFAALEPVTDGFRNYRGNERQLVERANLLGLSPPEMTVLLGGLRVLGANHGQSPLGVFTTRPGKLTNDFFVHLLDPGVRWRAAGEFFEGVDRGEVRWTGSRVDLVFGANAELRALAEVYASDGEKFVRDFVAAWDKVMNLDRQWCAIGCER, encoded by the coding sequence GTGCGTGACCGCAACCGCGAATGGTGGCCGGACCGGCTCGACCTGACCGTGCTCCGCCGGGAGCCGGTGAGTCCCCTGGGCGAGGACTTCGACTACGCCGCCGCGTTCCGGACCCTCGACCTCGACGCGCTGGCGAAGGACGTCGACGCCGTGCTGACGACCTCGCAGGAGTGGTGGCCCGCCGATTTCGGCCACTACGGGCCGCTCGTGCTCCGGATGGTCTGGCACTGCGCGGGGACGTACCGGATCGCCGACGGCCGGGGCGGCCCGTCGGCGGGCATGCAGCGCTTCGCCCCGCAGAACAGCTGGCCGGACAACCGCAACCTCGACAAGGCGCGACGGCTGCTCTGGCCGGTGAAGGCGAAGTACGGCCGCAAGATCTCCTGGGCCGACCTGATGGTCTTCGCGGGCCACCGCGCCCTGGTGACGATGGGCTTCACGCCGTTCGGTTTCGCGGGCGGGCGCGAGGACACCTGGGAGCCCGACGACGTCGACTGGGGTCCCGAGGACACCTGGCTGGGGGACGAGCGCCACGGCGGCGTCCGGGAACTGGACCACCCCTTGGCCGCCGACCAGATGGGCCTCATCTACGTCAACCCGGAGGGCCCGAACACCGTCCCGGACCCGCTCACCTCGGCCAGGGACATCCGCGAAACGTTCCGCCGCATGGGGATGGACGACGAAGAGACCGTCGCGCTGATCGCCGGCGGGCACACGTTCGGCAAGACCCACGGCGCCGCCGACCCGGACGTCCACCTCGGTCCCGGTCCCGAGGGGGCCGCACTGGTGGAGCAGGGGCTGGGCTGGCGCAGCGGCTACCGGACCGGGAAGGGCGCGGACACCATCTCCAGCGGCCTGTCGGGCACGTGGACGCCGACCCCGACCCGGTGGGACAACAGCTTCCTCGAGACGCTGTTCGGCTACGAGTGGGACCTCGAGCTGAGCCCGGCCGGGCTGTGGCAGTGGATCCCGCGCGACGGCGGCGGTGCCGGGACCGTCCCCGACGCCCACGACCCCGCGAAGACCCACGCGCCCACGATCCTGACGACGGACCTCGCGCTGCGCGTGGACCCGGGTTACGAGCCGATCGCGCGGGACTTCCTGGCGCACCCGGACCGGCTCGCAAGCGCTTTCGCCAGGGCCTGGTTCAAGCTGACGCACCTCGACCTGGGTCCCCGCGAGCGGTACCTCGGGCCGTGGGTCCCGGCGGAGCGGCTGCGCTGGCAGGACCCGGTACCGGACGTGGACCACGAACTCGTCTCCCCGGGCGAAATCGCCGCCCTCAAAAGGGAAATCCTCGCTTCCGGATTGCCGGTCGGCCGGCTCGTCTCGACGGCGTGGGCGTCCGCCTCGACCTTCCGGGTCACCGACAAGCGCGGCGGCGCGAACGGCGCCCGGATCCGGCTGGAACCCCAGTGCCGCTGGGAGGTCAACGAACCCGGGCAGCTCAGGCGGGTGGTGCGGACGCTGGAGGAAGTGCGGGAAGCGTCCGGTAGCCGGATTTCGCTGGCCGACCTGATCGTGCTCGGCGGCGTCGCTGCGGTCGAACACGCGGCCGGAGTCGAAGTCCCGTTCACGCCGGGTCGCACGGACGCGACGCAGGAGTGGACCGACGCGTGCTTTTTCGCCGCGCTCGAACCGGTCACCGACGGATTCCGCAACTACCGGGGGAACGAGCGGCAGCTGGTCGAGCGCGCGAACCTGCTGGGCTTGAGCCCGCCGGAGATGACGGTGCTGCTGGGTGGTTTGCGCGTCCTGGGCGCGAACCACGGGCAGTCGCCGCTGGGTGTTTTCACGACCCGGCCGGGGAAACTGACCAACGACTTCTTCGTGCACCTGCTCGACCCCGGCGTGCGGTGGCGGGCGGCCGGGGAGTTCTTCGAGGGCGTCGACCGGGGCGAGGTCAGGTGGACCGGCAGCCGGGTCGACCTCGTCTTCGGCGCGAACGCCGAACTGCGCGCGCTCGCCGAGGTCTACGCGAGCGACGGCGAAAAGTTCGTGCGTGACTTCGTGGCCGCGTGGGACAAGGTCATGAACCTCGATCGCCAGTGGTGCGCGATCGGGTGTGAACGGTAG
- a CDS encoding DNA-binding protein, producing the protein MIDAHRFEGQAAGAVFEAWERFVRGDDQVPGVRPLVAISWHRCRERYRVDPHLTEAPVAAAGLEHAPEHDVVFAELGFRAASVAHEMGSLHGVVSVTDAAGRILGEWGDQATLARATDFNLVPWFCWSECAAGTNGMGTALEAHGPVLISGAEHWCQAFHNWVSAGIAVRDVVTGEPIGGLNLSCWRSRLPPSAGGWLANAVAKTQRALRRRARDSGAELVAAYTQAGARSGTPLAAVDTAGKAVIADDKASVLMGVPAATPAIDASLRWNPGLPDLIGAARHATEQAARNPAWVGSTRIFTHLADEPTAISIRPVFSSAHLIGHLVSFGVAEGTPLPQAEEPHAPPRRLVGVRDNRMVLLPLPEVALAESEGNDVWLSTAQGRLRAASPSLDKLDTELAGAGFLRVHRRYVVNLSRVREIERGLKGELLLIMDGGPAELVPVSRRNAPAVRRALNI; encoded by the coding sequence ATGATCGATGCACACCGGTTCGAAGGACAAGCGGCGGGAGCCGTGTTCGAGGCGTGGGAACGGTTCGTGCGGGGTGACGACCAGGTCCCCGGCGTCCGGCCCCTCGTGGCGATCTCGTGGCACCGCTGCCGGGAGCGGTACCGGGTCGACCCGCACCTGACGGAGGCGCCGGTGGCCGCCGCCGGGCTCGAGCACGCGCCGGAACACGACGTCGTCTTCGCCGAGCTCGGTTTTCGCGCGGCCTCGGTGGCGCACGAAATGGGCAGCCTGCACGGGGTCGTCAGCGTGACCGACGCCGCCGGGCGGATCCTGGGGGAGTGGGGCGACCAGGCCACGCTCGCGCGGGCCACCGACTTCAACCTGGTGCCCTGGTTCTGCTGGTCGGAGTGCGCGGCGGGGACGAACGGGATGGGGACGGCGCTCGAGGCGCACGGCCCGGTGCTGATCAGCGGTGCGGAGCACTGGTGCCAGGCGTTCCACAACTGGGTCAGCGCGGGCATCGCGGTGCGGGACGTGGTGACCGGGGAGCCGATCGGCGGGCTGAACCTCTCCTGCTGGCGCAGCCGGCTGCCGCCGTCCGCGGGCGGGTGGCTGGCGAACGCCGTCGCCAAGACCCAGCGCGCGCTGCGGAGGCGGGCCCGGGACAGCGGGGCCGAGCTGGTCGCGGCCTACACCCAGGCCGGCGCCCGCTCCGGCACGCCGCTGGCCGCGGTGGACACCGCCGGCAAGGCGGTGATCGCGGACGACAAGGCGAGCGTGCTCATGGGCGTGCCGGCGGCGACCCCGGCGATCGACGCCAGCCTGCGGTGGAACCCCGGGCTACCGGACCTGATCGGCGCCGCCCGGCACGCCACCGAGCAGGCGGCCCGCAACCCCGCCTGGGTCGGCTCGACGCGGATCTTCACCCACCTCGCCGACGAGCCGACCGCGATCAGCATCCGGCCCGTCTTCTCCTCCGCCCACCTGATCGGGCACCTGGTGTCGTTCGGGGTGGCCGAGGGCACGCCGCTGCCGCAGGCCGAAGAGCCGCACGCGCCGCCGCGCCGGCTGGTCGGGGTGCGCGACAACCGGATGGTGCTGCTGCCGCTGCCGGAAGTCGCCCTCGCGGAGTCGGAGGGCAACGACGTGTGGCTGTCCACCGCGCAAGGCCGCCTGCGAGCCGCGTCGCCGAGCCTGGACAAGCTCGACACCGAGCTGGCCGGGGCCGGCTTCCTGCGGGTGCACCGCCGGTACGTGGTCAACCTCAGCCGCGTCCGGGAGATCGAGCGCGGGCTCAAAGGCGAACTGCTGCTGATCATGGACGGCGGGCCGGCCGAGCTCGTGCCGGTCTCCCGGCGCAACGCCCCGGCCGTGCGCCGCGCGCTGAACATCTGA